A stretch of Flexivirga aerilata DNA encodes these proteins:
- a CDS encoding alpha/beta hydrolase fold domain-containing protein: protein MSRPARPAFDPELDAVLATVSEQVPTVTLDMIPALRAATLPIDATGADLEAAGVTRRELTIEGYDGASLQATVLARSDHSHAGPGIYHLHGGGMIAGDRMVGVDQVVPWIVEHDAVAVTVEYRLAPEHPDPYPVEDCYAGLLWTADHAAELGIDPGRLIVAGASAGGGLAAGTALLARDRKGPALAGQLLICPMLDDRDDTASTVQYDDAGTWVRESNRTGWTALLGERRGTDDVSIYAAPARATDLGGLPPAFIDCGSAEVFRDEDVAYATGLWRDGSQAELHVWPGGFHGFDMLAPHTAIAQAATAARNAWVARLFAH from the coding sequence ATGTCCCGCCCCGCCCGCCCGGCGTTCGACCCCGAGCTCGACGCCGTCCTCGCCACCGTGAGCGAGCAGGTGCCCACCGTCACCCTCGACATGATCCCTGCCCTCCGGGCCGCCACCCTGCCGATCGACGCGACCGGCGCAGATCTCGAAGCCGCCGGCGTCACCCGGCGCGAGCTCACCATCGAGGGGTATGACGGGGCATCCCTGCAGGCCACGGTGCTCGCCCGCTCCGACCACAGCCACGCCGGGCCGGGCATCTATCACCTGCACGGTGGCGGGATGATCGCCGGCGACCGCATGGTGGGCGTCGACCAGGTCGTGCCGTGGATCGTCGAGCACGACGCGGTCGCGGTGACCGTCGAATATCGCCTCGCGCCGGAGCACCCGGACCCCTATCCGGTGGAGGACTGTTACGCCGGCCTGCTGTGGACCGCGGATCACGCGGCCGAACTCGGCATCGACCCCGGCAGGCTGATCGTCGCCGGTGCCAGCGCCGGGGGCGGATTGGCAGCAGGCACAGCACTGCTCGCGCGCGACCGCAAAGGTCCGGCCCTCGCGGGACAACTCCTCATCTGCCCGATGCTCGACGACCGGGACGACACCGCCTCGACCGTGCAATACGACGACGCCGGCACCTGGGTGCGCGAGAGCAACCGCACCGGGTGGACCGCGCTGCTCGGTGAGCGCCGCGGCACCGACGACGTGTCGATCTACGCAGCACCTGCCCGGGCGACCGATCTCGGCGGCCTCCCGCCCGCGTTCATCGACTGCGGATCGGCCGAGGTGTTCCGCGACGAGGATGTCGCCTACGCCACCGGGCTCTGGCGCGACGGCAGCCAGGCGGAGCTGCACGTCTGGCCGGGCGGCTTCCACGGCTTCGACATGCTCGCGCCGCACACCGCGATCGCCCAGGCCGCAACGGCCGCCCGAAATGCTTGGGTGGCGCGGCTTTTCGCCCACTGA
- a CDS encoding DUF4185 domain-containing protein — translation MRRLRFRATRAAVVAAALLGVAACSGQVASAPPSFSERGWGGSSPAPSGAGPGASRAPRPVTDAGAIGAVTLQPRCGTAKTAGPTTVQGWNEWVHTFTRPLWQAGDVGVTVPLSDGRVLWTFGDTLRVGERPRFVANSMLITSGNCTTQVVTPSHGAIMPDSPTGSVCWPSSAVARPQGAGDQVLVACSRVQRGTKHGLLEFSYLGLSVARFDVGPGGAPVLGDTLDVTPDNPDQSQVNWGTAMLADGGYLYVYGTRSGGTGAVGRALLVARTTFDTIGKRSTWRYWDGRSWVADAASATPVVPSADGVSQSLTVSRFGATYVAVSKVGGDFGDKIGQWRATTPVGPWKLAATVPVAPKQSEAGLSILTYQPLAHPEIPLASGKLLVSMSRLPEELRNLVINPQLGRLRFYEMPRP, via the coding sequence GTGCGAAGGCTCCGCTTCCGGGCAACTCGCGCGGCCGTGGTCGCGGCCGCGCTGCTCGGCGTCGCGGCCTGCTCGGGGCAGGTGGCATCGGCGCCGCCGAGCTTTTCCGAACGCGGCTGGGGCGGCAGCTCGCCGGCACCCAGCGGCGCCGGGCCGGGCGCGAGCAGGGCGCCGAGGCCGGTCACCGACGCGGGCGCCATCGGCGCGGTGACCCTCCAACCCCGTTGCGGCACAGCCAAGACCGCGGGTCCGACCACGGTGCAGGGCTGGAACGAATGGGTGCACACCTTCACCCGGCCGCTGTGGCAGGCGGGCGACGTCGGCGTGACCGTCCCGCTCAGCGACGGGCGGGTGCTCTGGACCTTCGGTGACACGCTGCGGGTCGGGGAGCGACCGCGCTTCGTGGCCAACTCGATGCTGATCACGTCCGGCAACTGCACCACGCAGGTCGTCACGCCGTCGCACGGCGCGATCATGCCGGACAGCCCGACGGGCAGCGTGTGCTGGCCGTCGTCGGCGGTGGCCCGACCGCAGGGAGCCGGCGACCAGGTGCTGGTCGCCTGCTCGCGGGTGCAGCGCGGCACCAAGCACGGCCTGCTCGAGTTCAGCTACCTCGGCCTCAGCGTCGCCCGGTTCGACGTCGGGCCCGGCGGCGCCCCGGTGCTCGGCGACACTCTCGACGTGACCCCGGACAATCCCGACCAGTCGCAGGTCAACTGGGGCACCGCGATGCTCGCCGACGGCGGATATCTCTACGTCTACGGCACCCGCTCCGGCGGCACCGGCGCGGTCGGCCGCGCACTGCTCGTGGCCCGCACCACCTTCGACACGATCGGGAAGCGGTCGACCTGGCGCTACTGGGACGGCCGGTCCTGGGTCGCGGACGCGGCATCGGCGACGCCGGTCGTGCCGAGCGCCGACGGCGTCTCGCAGTCGCTCACCGTGTCCCGGTTCGGCGCGACCTACGTCGCGGTGTCCAAGGTCGGCGGGGACTTCGGCGACAAGATCGGGCAGTGGCGCGCGACCACCCCGGTCGGGCCGTGGAAGCTCGCCGCCACCGTCCCGGTGGCGCCGAAACAGAGCGAGGCGGGGCTCAGCATCCTCACCTACCAGCCGCTCGCGCATCCCGAGATCCCTCTGGCCAGCGGCAAACTGCTCGTGTCGATGTCCCGGCTGCCCGAGGAACTGCGCAACCTGGTGATCAACCCGCAGCTGGGGCGCCTGCGCTTCTACGAGATGCCGCGCCCCTGA
- a CDS encoding serine protein kinase RIO, giving the protein MHTPHEGASQADPDAGIDPRFTFSYQQIGDLADGQRWSTWGDCEPLCRGPEPWPDWLVTDDAAVDTELGVLKTGKEADVFLVERSAPLDDRSVVMAAKRYRDSGHRTFHRNAAYTEGRKLPRKGGRDARAVAKGTAHGRAVAAGMWARAEWEAMVRLHQAGLPVPYPVQIDGTEVLMELVTAPDGSPAPRLAAARPTPELLQSLWIQLSEAVVRLAAAGLVHGDLSAYNLLVAGDRLVVIDLPQAVDVVGNPHGFELLHRDCTNVGRWFTGRGLDVDPEELFATALAQAV; this is encoded by the coding sequence ATGCACACACCACACGAGGGCGCCTCCCAGGCTGACCCCGACGCCGGGATCGACCCGCGATTCACCTTCTCCTATCAGCAGATCGGCGACCTGGCGGACGGCCAGCGCTGGTCCACCTGGGGCGACTGCGAGCCGCTGTGCCGTGGTCCCGAGCCCTGGCCGGACTGGCTCGTCACCGATGATGCCGCCGTCGACACCGAGCTCGGAGTCCTGAAGACCGGCAAGGAGGCCGACGTCTTCCTCGTGGAGCGGTCGGCGCCCCTCGACGACCGCAGTGTCGTGATGGCCGCCAAGCGCTACCGCGACAGCGGACACCGCACGTTCCACCGCAACGCCGCCTACACCGAGGGGCGCAAGCTGCCGCGCAAGGGAGGGCGCGACGCGCGAGCGGTCGCCAAGGGCACCGCGCACGGCCGGGCGGTCGCCGCCGGGATGTGGGCGCGCGCGGAGTGGGAGGCGATGGTCCGCCTGCATCAGGCCGGCCTGCCGGTGCCCTATCCGGTGCAGATCGACGGCACCGAGGTGCTGATGGAGCTGGTCACCGCACCCGACGGCTCGCCGGCGCCGCGTCTCGCAGCGGCCCGGCCGACCCCGGAGTTGTTGCAATCATTGTGGATTCAGTTGTCCGAGGCGGTTGTGAGGCTGGCCGCCGCGGGTCTGGTGCACGGCGACCTGTCGGCATACAACCTGCTGGTCGCGGGTGATCGCCTGGTGGTCATCGACCTGCCGCAGGCCGTCGACGTGGTCGGCAACCCGCACGGTTTCGAGCTGCTGCACCGCGACTGCACCAATGTCGGCCGGTGGTTCACCGGCCGCGGGCTCGACGTCGACCCGGAGGAGTTGTTCGCCACCGCACTCGCGCAGGCCGTATGA
- a CDS encoding bifunctional o-acetylhomoserine/o-acetylserine sulfhydrylase encodes MSDDTPNWSFETRQIHAGQTADAATGARALPIYQTTSYVFNDTEHAANLFGLKEFGNIYTRLMNPTTDVVEQRIASLEGGVGALLVASGQAAETLAFLNIAQAGDHIVASPSLYGGTFNLLKHTLPKLGIETTFVEDTSDPASWEAAFRPNTKLVFAETIANPKQEILDVETVAKLAHDHGVPLVVDNTVATPYVLRPIEHGADIVIHSATKYLGGHGTSIGGVIVDSGNFDFGKDPEKFPGFNTPEESYHGLVYARDLGVGSDLGANLAFILKARVQLLRDLGASISPFNAFLLAQGIETLSLRIERHIDNARKVAEWLQQQDQVKSVRWASLPDNEYFELAQKYTPRGSGAVVSFEIDGGVDAGRKFVEALTLHSHVANIGDVRSLAIHPASTTHSQGPDEDRLAAGVTPGLVRLAVGIEHVDDIIADLEQGFRAAKS; translated from the coding sequence ATGAGCGACGACACCCCCAACTGGTCCTTCGAGACCCGGCAGATCCACGCGGGCCAGACCGCCGACGCGGCGACCGGTGCGCGGGCGTTGCCGATCTACCAGACCACGTCCTACGTCTTCAACGACACCGAGCACGCGGCAAATCTGTTCGGGCTCAAGGAATTCGGCAACATCTACACCCGGCTGATGAACCCGACGACCGACGTCGTCGAGCAGCGGATCGCCAGCCTCGAGGGTGGCGTCGGGGCGCTCCTCGTGGCGTCGGGTCAGGCCGCCGAGACGCTCGCCTTCCTCAACATCGCGCAGGCCGGTGACCACATCGTCGCCAGTCCGAGCCTGTATGGCGGGACGTTCAACCTGCTCAAGCACACGTTGCCGAAGCTGGGCATCGAGACGACGTTCGTCGAGGACACCTCCGACCCGGCGAGCTGGGAGGCGGCCTTCCGGCCGAACACCAAGCTGGTCTTCGCCGAGACGATCGCCAACCCCAAGCAGGAGATCCTCGACGTCGAGACCGTGGCCAAGCTGGCGCACGACCACGGCGTCCCGCTGGTCGTCGACAACACGGTCGCCACGCCGTACGTCCTGCGGCCGATCGAGCACGGCGCCGACATCGTGATCCACTCGGCGACCAAATACCTTGGCGGACATGGCACTTCGATCGGCGGCGTGATCGTCGACAGCGGCAACTTCGACTTCGGCAAGGACCCGGAGAAGTTCCCCGGCTTCAACACCCCGGAGGAGTCCTACCACGGTCTCGTCTATGCCCGTGACCTCGGCGTCGGCAGTGACCTCGGCGCCAACCTGGCGTTCATCCTCAAGGCGCGCGTCCAGCTGCTGCGCGACCTGGGCGCGTCGATCTCGCCGTTCAACGCGTTCCTGCTCGCCCAGGGCATCGAGACCCTGAGCCTGCGCATCGAGCGGCACATCGACAACGCCCGCAAGGTCGCCGAGTGGCTGCAGCAGCAGGACCAGGTGAAGTCGGTGCGCTGGGCGTCGCTGCCGGACAACGAATACTTCGAGCTGGCACAGAAATACACCCCGCGCGGCTCGGGCGCCGTGGTGTCGTTCGAGATCGACGGTGGCGTCGACGCCGGCCGCAAGTTCGTCGAGGCACTCACCCTGCACTCGCACGTCGCCAACATCGGCGACGTGCGGTCGCTCGCGATCCACCCGGCGTCCACCACCCACTCGCAGGGTCCCGACGAGGACCGGCTCGCGGCCGGCGTGACCCCGGGCCTGGTGCGGCTGGCCGTCGGCATCGAGCACGTCGACGACATCATCGCCGACCTCGAGCAGGGTTTCCGCGCCGCCAAGAGCTGA
- a CDS encoding SDR family NAD(P)-dependent oxidoreductase: protein MTWPAGEAAFVTGAASGIGLGIARALVAQGAKVALADVDAERLAAVERELTASGGTVTAVELDVSDADGWTAAADAAEQAVGPISILINNAGVNGGGAIEQTPLKSWRWVFAVNVEGQFLGVSTFLPRFTERGGAAHILNTASVAGLLPMVNVGAYVSSKFASVGFSMALRDELRGSDITVSLLAPGTVATAINRNAAQAEAALLGTEVDEEAVEANDGVIAHGADPDLVGEQVVDAMRQGQFLIVTHREFGTLVRRVHEEVEAAFEEFDGRYGPDPAGQMMLGGTDPVARPK from the coding sequence ATGACATGGCCTGCAGGAGAAGCGGCATTCGTCACCGGAGCGGCGTCGGGCATCGGTCTCGGCATCGCTCGCGCACTGGTGGCACAGGGGGCGAAGGTGGCGCTCGCCGACGTCGACGCGGAGCGCCTGGCGGCGGTCGAGCGTGAGCTGACCGCGTCGGGCGGCACGGTCACCGCGGTCGAGCTCGACGTCAGCGATGCCGACGGCTGGACGGCCGCCGCTGACGCCGCCGAACAGGCGGTCGGGCCGATCTCGATCCTCATCAACAATGCGGGGGTCAACGGCGGCGGCGCCATCGAGCAGACTCCGCTGAAGTCGTGGCGCTGGGTGTTCGCGGTCAACGTCGAGGGGCAGTTCCTCGGGGTGTCGACGTTCCTGCCGCGGTTCACCGAGCGCGGCGGCGCCGCGCACATCCTCAACACCGCGTCGGTCGCCGGGCTGCTGCCGATGGTCAATGTGGGCGCCTACGTCTCCTCGAAGTTTGCCAGCGTCGGCTTCTCCATGGCGTTGCGTGACGAGTTGCGCGGGAGCGACATCACGGTGTCGCTCCTCGCGCCCGGCACCGTCGCCACCGCCATCAACCGCAACGCCGCGCAGGCCGAGGCGGCACTCCTCGGGACCGAGGTCGACGAGGAGGCGGTCGAGGCCAACGACGGGGTGATCGCGCACGGCGCCGACCCGGATCTGGTGGGGGAGCAGGTCGTCGACGCGATGCGGCAGGGGCAGTTCCTCATCGTCACCCACCGCGAGTTCGGCACCCTGGTCCGGCGCGTCCACGAGGAGGTGGAGGCGGCGTTCGAGGAGTTCGACGGTCGCTACGGCCCCGATCCCGCCGGGCAGATGATGCTCGGCGGCACGGACCCGGTGGCCCGTCCGAAATAA